AAATTGCTTCAAAAAAGCCCGATTCTGATTTATCTTTCGCTATTTTATCGGAATTGAATGAGTTTTTAGAGGAATTACCCTATTTTGTGGTTATTACTTCCAATGAAAGCCATGCGTTTGAAGCTATTAAAAAAGGGGTTTCGGATTATTTATTAAAACCACTGAGTCAAAGTGAGCTTCGAAAATGCTTACTTCGTTTCCAGAAAAAAAATCCGGTCAAAGAGCCTGAAACTATTTGTGTGAAATCATACGGTGATTATCAGTTTGTACATTTAAAAGACATTACGCATTTAAAAGCAGACAATAACACTACTGATATCTTCCTGAATTCAGGGCAAAAAATTAGTGCCTACAAGACGTTAAAACATTTTGAAAGTTTATTACCTTTCTATTTTTTACGGGTGCACAACAGTTCAATTGTAAATATTAATTATGTTTC
This region of Flavobacterium inviolabile genomic DNA includes:
- a CDS encoding LytR/AlgR family response regulator transcription factor; this encodes MKIIACTKISAVHYPFLLIDDDEKVAKSILDVFEDFEDFLCLGIIKTKEEAINRILELKPKLVFIEIASKKPDSDLSFAILSELNEFLEELPYFVVITSNESHAFEAIKKGVSDYLLKPLSQSELRKCLLRFQKKNPVKEPETICVKSYGDYQFVHLKDITHLKADNNTTDIFLNSGQKISAYKTLKHFESLLPFYFLRVHNSSIVNINYVSRINLGKLKCYLNNNEISIPFSRSYKDNIDTIIRRISS